One Candidatus Eremiobacterota bacterium genomic region harbors:
- the ispH gene encoding 4-hydroxy-3-methylbut-2-enyl diphosphate reductase: MNITISEGSGFCFGVRRALRLAHETIERAHGAGSLPVYSLGPLVHNRVVSHDLASRGVVQLDRLSEVPRGFLLVRSHGIAPAVREEARAMGFSLVDATCPLVKKIHRIVERLKTEGFPVVVVGHREHPEVEAIMGHCGSRCCVVHADADVAGLPPWRRAGVVVQTTMEHGHFLALVPKLLGKMLECRIHNTICFETERRQHRTGELARHVEAMVVVGGRESSNTAKLVAISRRAGKPAYLVEGPDELRAEWFRGLKEIGITAGASTSREHLEAVAGELLRMGNKEVR; the protein is encoded by the coding sequence ATGAATATCACCATATCGGAAGGTTCCGGTTTCTGCTTCGGCGTGAGGAGGGCCCTCAGGCTCGCTCATGAGACCATAGAGAGAGCCCATGGAGCCGGCAGCCTTCCCGTCTATTCTCTGGGTCCCCTTGTCCACAACCGCGTGGTGAGCCACGACCTTGCCTCCCGGGGGGTGGTGCAGCTTGACAGGCTCTCAGAGGTGCCGAGGGGATTTCTCCTTGTCAGGTCTCATGGCATTGCCCCGGCAGTGAGAGAGGAGGCCCGGGCAATGGGCTTTTCCCTTGTGGATGCCACGTGCCCTCTTGTGAAAAAAATCCACCGCATCGTCGAGAGGCTCAAGACCGAAGGCTTCCCCGTCGTGGTGGTGGGCCACCGGGAGCATCCCGAGGTGGAGGCCATCATGGGCCATTGCGGCAGCCGCTGTTGCGTGGTGCACGCAGATGCCGACGTGGCGGGCCTTCCTCCATGGAGAAGGGCGGGGGTGGTGGTGCAGACCACCATGGAGCACGGGCACTTTCTTGCCCTGGTACCGAAGCTTCTCGGGAAAATGCTTGAGTGCAGGATACACAACACCATCTGCTTTGAGACTGAGCGCCGGCAGCACCGCACCGGTGAGCTTGCCCGGCATGTCGAGGCCATGGTCGTCGTCGGGGGAAGGGAGAGCTCCAACACGGCGAAGCTTGTCGCCATCTCCCGGAGGGCGGGAAAGCCCGCTTACCTTGTCGAGGGGCCTGACGAGCTGAGAGCGGAGTGGTTCCGGGGCTTGAAGGAGATAGGTATTACGGCCGGCGCCTCGACGTCCCGGGAGCATCTTGAGGCCGTTGCGGGGGAGTTGTTGCGCATGGGGAACAAGGAGGTACGATGA
- a CDS encoding AAA family ATPase, giving the protein MKEVDITSVPESEEEPPEKTPTLASLAVAARNMAKRLPLYSPRELFVALEKRGYRGQVKGRKSLCLMAYRHLKKVRRVLEEGEKNPPYENLNTLLIGPTGSGKTFLIEQLFREVIKVPTVIVDITNYSETGYVGDDVKTVLTRLIYEAKGNIYWAGAGIVCLDEFDKLASAQSNVRFEGQGTSKDVTGFGVQKELLRMLEGGEIMVPLDYGFSQYGSKVKFSCRNLSFVASGAFSGFKALAETRGRDGKMGFRWTPKKKFHEKIAVEYDEEDVEDIENFQVYGFLPELLGRFTRIVIFDPLCEETLKDILKSGTLSRFEREFTSEGLTLSVDESVLDFIVKESIKRQTGARGLGTVLTGFIEDAAYRTFAGGREARVAIAMEHKKVRVTVDPPVEGPIPGCEEEIRS; this is encoded by the coding sequence ATGAAGGAAGTCGATATCACGAGCGTTCCGGAGAGCGAAGAGGAGCCGCCGGAGAAGACGCCGACACTGGCATCGCTCGCCGTGGCAGCAAGGAACATGGCGAAAAGGCTCCCTCTTTACTCACCACGGGAGCTCTTTGTCGCCCTTGAGAAGCGGGGTTACCGGGGGCAGGTGAAGGGAAGGAAATCACTCTGCCTCATGGCTTACCGCCACCTCAAGAAGGTGAGACGGGTTCTGGAGGAGGGTGAAAAGAATCCTCCCTATGAAAACCTGAATACACTCCTCATAGGCCCTACAGGCTCAGGCAAGACCTTCCTGATCGAGCAGCTTTTCAGGGAGGTCATCAAGGTGCCTACCGTTATCGTTGACATCACCAACTACTCGGAGACGGGCTATGTGGGCGATGACGTGAAAACAGTCCTCACGCGCCTCATCTACGAGGCGAAGGGGAATATTTACTGGGCCGGCGCAGGGATAGTGTGCCTTGACGAGTTCGACAAGCTCGCGTCGGCCCAGAGCAACGTGCGCTTCGAAGGCCAGGGCACCTCGAAGGACGTGACAGGCTTTGGCGTACAGAAGGAGCTTCTCAGAATGCTGGAGGGGGGCGAGATCATGGTTCCCCTTGATTACGGTTTCTCCCAGTACGGCTCCAAGGTGAAGTTCTCATGCCGGAACCTCTCTTTTGTCGCAAGTGGCGCCTTTTCCGGCTTCAAGGCTCTGGCGGAGACCAGGGGCCGCGATGGGAAGATGGGGTTCCGCTGGACGCCCAAGAAGAAGTTCCATGAGAAGATCGCCGTTGAGTACGACGAGGAGGACGTTGAAGACATAGAGAATTTCCAGGTCTACGGCTTTCTCCCCGAGCTCCTGGGCCGTTTCACCAGGATTGTCATCTTTGATCCCTTATGCGAGGAGACTCTCAAGGACATCCTGAAGAGCGGCACCCTCTCCCGCTTTGAAAGAGAGTTCACCAGCGAAGGCCTCACCCTCTCTGTCGATGAGTCCGTGCTTGACTTCATTGTGAAGGAGAGCATCAAGCGGCAGACAGGGGCGAGAGGACTGGGGACCGTCCTCACCGGCTTCATCGAGGATGCGGCATACCGCACCTTTGCAGGCGGCCGCGAGGCCCGCGTGGCCATCGCCATGGAGCACAAGAAGGTGAGGGTCACCGTGGACCCTCCCGTCGAGGGGCCCATCCCCGGCTGTGAAGAGGAGATCAGGAGTTAG
- a CDS encoding FHIPEP family type III secretion protein: MTRAKSAPREHFSLKMRDAEIVIVNGDEYACALRYAPGETPVVLLKGRKAAAKDIIWSAQELEVPIVEMTSFDEEYYSGLTPDEVIPESLFKPVSQAMAFLYRTKASPHLLRFVKTLRKRPGILTTSTEELVERYSSFLEVSLVSLELGKGLYGEVEILREPLDTFRQRIALEIGLVIPEIRAHYNSKLGALHYSLRLRDVPVYEGNVEGTLEPNEYVHQIINRLRTLIVRQSWQLLGYIEVNALLERMKKYNPLLFRDLFPEYFSVPSLRFVLRNLLKEGISIRDLSKICEVIKENLHITRDPDVITEFVRAAFAPYLCHKYKNSEGGLEVLLLSPEMEKMIGGSVKEASHVRWLDLEPENGYRLLTSLGDELKKAQSIGLDPVLLVTPGLRRFIKRLLENSFPDLPVISYNEIVPFADVRSVGVVG, encoded by the coding sequence GCACTTCTCTCTCAAGATGCGGGATGCCGAGATCGTGATAGTAAACGGCGATGAGTATGCCTGTGCCCTCAGGTATGCCCCCGGTGAGACACCGGTAGTGCTGCTCAAGGGCAGGAAGGCTGCAGCGAAGGATATTATCTGGTCCGCCCAGGAACTGGAAGTCCCCATCGTTGAGATGACGTCCTTCGATGAAGAGTATTATTCCGGGCTCACCCCCGATGAGGTGATTCCCGAGAGCCTTTTCAAGCCCGTATCACAGGCGATGGCCTTTCTTTACCGGACCAAGGCGTCGCCTCATCTGCTCCGTTTTGTAAAGACTCTCAGGAAGAGGCCCGGCATCCTCACGACAAGCACTGAGGAGCTCGTGGAGCGTTACAGCTCCTTTCTCGAGGTGTCGCTCGTGAGCCTTGAACTGGGCAAGGGCCTCTATGGAGAAGTGGAGATCCTCAGGGAGCCCCTTGACACCTTCAGGCAGAGGATCGCCCTTGAGATAGGCCTTGTGATTCCCGAGATAAGGGCCCATTACAACTCAAAGCTCGGTGCACTCCATTACAGTCTGCGCCTGAGGGATGTCCCCGTCTATGAGGGCAACGTGGAAGGCACCCTGGAGCCCAATGAGTACGTCCATCAGATCATAAACAGGCTGCGCACCCTCATTGTGAGACAGTCCTGGCAGCTCCTGGGCTATATTGAGGTGAATGCTCTCCTCGAGAGGATGAAGAAATACAATCCCCTTCTCTTCAGGGATCTTTTCCCCGAGTATTTTTCCGTGCCTTCACTGCGCTTTGTGCTGCGGAACCTTCTCAAGGAAGGCATATCCATAAGGGATTTGTCGAAAATCTGTGAGGTTATCAAGGAAAATCTCCATATTACCCGGGATCCCGACGTTATCACCGAATTTGTCCGTGCCGCCTTTGCTCCCTATCTCTGCCACAAGTACAAGAACAGCGAGGGGGGCCTCGAGGTGCTTCTTCTTTCGCCTGAGATGGAGAAGATGATAGGGGGCTCCGTGAAGGAGGCTTCCCATGTGAGATGGCTTGATCTCGAGCCTGAGAACGGTTACAGGCTTCTCACCTCCCTGGGAGATGAGCTCAAGAAGGCCCAGAGCATAGGCCTTGATCCCGTGCTTCTGGTGACGCCTGGACTGAGACGCTTCATCAAGAGGCTTCTTGAGAACTCTTTTCCCGACCTTCCGGTGATTTCTTACAATGAGATAGTTCCCTTTGCTGATGTCCGCTCGGTGGGGGTAGTCGGTTAA
- a CDS encoding U32 family peptidase: MKILSPARGPAEILPLIEAGAEELYVGVLASDWRKKYTNIASINRREWSSSNIESYEDLEEVVRIAHEHKARVFLALNALYTKPQYEQLLEHLDRIRAVPLDALIVADLGLLLTLKEMKWPTEIHISTGGTTFNSETARFYHEEFGAERIVLPRHHTADEIVHLAKTIDFMEVEAFIFNAGCKNIDGFCTYQHGTNEILHKGSWQLPKKFGIDQAFFKSLRALTPQMAVKFTRALGGSPDSACLLNYDIAIAKGSGNKEEEEAAIKWLESTFNVYSGLDPCGACDLYRFHRAGVVSVKIVGRENPLWKKERDVRFLRGCLDHLVEKRPSQGDYEKFCREHYRKVIGSNCLDWCYYPRTGSQREKVTT; this comes from the coding sequence ATGAAGATCCTTTCGCCTGCCCGGGGTCCCGCTGAGATTCTCCCTCTCATCGAGGCCGGGGCCGAAGAGCTCTACGTGGGCGTCCTTGCGTCGGACTGGAGAAAGAAGTACACCAACATCGCCTCCATCAACAGGAGGGAATGGTCATCGTCAAACATAGAAAGCTATGAAGACCTGGAAGAGGTGGTGAGGATAGCCCATGAGCACAAGGCCCGCGTCTTCCTCGCCCTTAACGCCCTTTACACGAAGCCCCAGTATGAGCAGCTCCTCGAGCATCTGGACCGTATAAGGGCTGTTCCCCTTGACGCCCTCATCGTTGCCGACCTGGGGCTCCTGCTCACCCTGAAGGAGATGAAGTGGCCCACGGAGATCCATATCTCCACGGGGGGGACGACTTTCAACAGCGAGACGGCCCGCTTCTACCACGAGGAGTTCGGGGCCGAGCGCATCGTGCTTCCACGCCACCATACCGCCGACGAGATCGTGCACCTTGCGAAGACAATCGACTTCATGGAGGTGGAAGCCTTCATCTTCAACGCGGGATGCAAGAACATCGACGGCTTCTGCACTTACCAGCATGGCACAAACGAGATTCTCCACAAGGGGAGCTGGCAGCTCCCCAAGAAGTTCGGCATCGATCAGGCTTTTTTCAAGTCACTCCGTGCCCTTACGCCGCAGATGGCCGTAAAGTTTACAAGGGCCCTGGGGGGAAGCCCCGACTCGGCGTGCCTTCTCAACTACGACATTGCGATAGCGAAGGGAAGCGGGAATAAGGAGGAGGAAGAGGCGGCGATAAAGTGGCTCGAGTCCACCTTCAACGTTTACTCGGGCCTTGATCCCTGCGGTGCCTGCGACCTGTACCGCTTCCACCGTGCCGGCGTCGTGTCGGTGAAGATCGTGGGCCGTGAAAACCCGCTCTGGAAAAAGGAGCGCGATGTGAGGTTCCTGAGGGGCTGCCTGGATCACCTGGTGGAGAAAAGGCCGTCACAGGGAGATTACGAGAAGTTCTGCCGCGAGCATTACAGAAAAGTCATCGGCTCAAACTGCCTTGACTGGTGCTACTACCCCAGGACGGGCTCACAAAGGGAGAAGGTGACGACGTAA
- a CDS encoding radical SAM protein, with protein sequence MGKEFTTVLTTFYGAENAGIRYLSAALRKAGHKVFIVFFREWRNNNVTFPPESEFDLYLKLVKDLGADLLGLSFISPMYSIAKSLTERVKRELAIPVIWGGIHATSAPEKCLETADMICIGEGDDAIVELVEKMEKGEDITAIENLWFRREGQIVKNSMRPLVEDLDRLPYPDIDDEGKYLVDEGRVTSGEPTLRGAEYRIYATRGCPYNCSYCYNSILRRIYKGKGKYYRHKSVPYLIGELLEVKKRFPRLKRVKLDDDTAFALDHVWIDEFCKEYREKIAVPLECLLNPHLLKRDILESLKSAGLVKIQVGIESGSKRETREIFNRTPGNAQILRFGELNRELKIEVVYDAIIDNPFATEEDKREMLEFLLVIPRPYKLYLYSLNYFPGTKLTEELLAKGIIREEDVEGFATKSWRQFRVSMDYPRPKEEVFWLSLYLLVSKNFIPRSLIRWLSHSSWLRSHPGPLFSFAKFCNLIRMLEVAWEMFTHGELTLFKIKQYGSYRKMISQ encoded by the coding sequence ATGGGTAAAGAGTTCACAACGGTCCTCACCACCTTCTACGGCGCTGAGAACGCGGGGATCCGCTATCTTTCGGCAGCCCTCAGAAAAGCGGGCCATAAGGTTTTCATCGTCTTCTTCCGCGAATGGCGCAACAACAACGTCACTTTTCCCCCCGAGAGCGAGTTCGACCTCTATCTCAAGCTTGTGAAGGACCTCGGGGCAGACCTCCTCGGCCTCTCCTTCATCTCCCCCATGTATTCCATCGCCAAGTCCCTCACCGAGAGGGTGAAGCGGGAGCTCGCCATCCCCGTCATATGGGGAGGCATCCATGCCACGTCGGCCCCCGAGAAATGCCTTGAGACGGCCGACATGATCTGCATCGGCGAGGGCGACGATGCCATCGTGGAGCTCGTGGAGAAGATGGAGAAGGGTGAGGATATCACCGCCATTGAGAACCTCTGGTTCCGGCGCGAGGGGCAGATCGTGAAAAATTCCATGAGGCCCCTTGTGGAGGACCTGGACAGGCTTCCCTATCCCGACATTGACGACGAGGGAAAATATCTTGTCGATGAGGGCAGGGTCACCTCCGGCGAGCCCACTCTCCGCGGCGCCGAGTACCGCATCTACGCCACGAGGGGATGCCCCTACAACTGCAGTTACTGCTATAACAGCATACTGAGGAGGATCTACAAGGGGAAGGGAAAATATTACCGCCACAAGAGCGTGCCATACCTCATCGGCGAGCTCCTCGAGGTAAAAAAGCGCTTCCCGCGCCTCAAGCGTGTCAAGCTTGACGATGACACGGCCTTTGCCCTCGACCATGTATGGATAGACGAGTTCTGCAAGGAGTACCGCGAGAAGATAGCCGTACCCCTCGAGTGCCTGCTGAATCCCCACCTTCTCAAGAGGGACATCCTGGAGAGCCTGAAATCGGCCGGGCTTGTAAAGATCCAGGTGGGCATCGAGAGCGGCTCCAAGAGGGAGACAAGGGAGATCTTCAACAGGACGCCCGGCAACGCGCAGATTCTCCGCTTCGGCGAGCTCAACAGGGAGCTTAAGATAGAGGTGGTGTACGACGCCATCATTGACAACCCCTTTGCCACCGAGGAGGACAAGCGAGAGATGCTGGAGTTCCTCCTTGTGATTCCGAGGCCTTACAAGCTCTACCTTTACTCCCTCAACTATTTCCCCGGCACCAAGCTCACCGAGGAGCTTCTCGCCAAGGGGATCATCAGGGAGGAGGATGTGGAAGGCTTTGCTACCAAGTCATGGCGCCAGTTCCGGGTGAGCATGGATTATCCCCGCCCGAAGGAGGAAGTTTTCTGGCTCTCCCTTTACCTTCTTGTCTCCAAGAATTTCATTCCCCGCTCCCTGATAAGGTGGCTCTCGCACTCCTCGTGGCTGAGGTCTCACCCGGGCCCCCTCTTCAGCTTCGCGAAGTTCTGCAACCTCATAAGGATGCTTGAGGTGGCCTGGGAGATGTTCACCCACGGAGAGCTCACCCTCTTCAAGATAAAGCAGTACGGAAGCTACCGCAAGATGATCTCCCAGTAG
- a CDS encoding radical SAM protein, with protein sequence MRPVPLTKALLFKRTPVYVHYGVTHRCNLTCRMCGLWKTAKRSLELPLERIRKMARNFGSLGVSFISLGGGEPFMRDDLPMIIKAFMDEGITVRLLSNGIITDRKLLDEVLATGLRHVSISLDTSDAKMQAYICNRDDAWERASESLDFFGKHFARTGGLGIINTVVSKLNIGEIPAFVGLAEKYGFYCSFVPLEVHHYGGEALSCSEAQQDLNFSPDDHETIKETYRMLIAMKRKGKHIFNSTAFLERSRRYLLGEKPRWRCLAGMLYFSVSPEGFFSLCHRFKGYKEEPMEIAADSDEVLELFKSEEYFKACRKTIAACPGCLRPCWSEVSLVFTEASSFLEALVMQGRGRGRVNGTAKGSRGEVAHG encoded by the coding sequence ATGAGACCAGTGCCACTTACGAAAGCCCTCCTCTTCAAGCGGACTCCCGTCTATGTCCACTATGGCGTCACGCACCGCTGCAACCTCACATGCCGCATGTGCGGCCTCTGGAAGACGGCGAAGCGCTCTCTGGAGCTTCCCCTCGAGCGCATCAGGAAGATGGCCAGAAACTTCGGCTCCCTGGGCGTCTCGTTCATCTCCCTGGGCGGCGGCGAGCCTTTCATGCGCGATGACCTCCCCATGATAATCAAGGCCTTCATGGACGAGGGCATCACGGTGAGGCTCCTCTCCAACGGCATCATCACCGACAGGAAGCTCCTCGACGAGGTCCTCGCCACGGGCCTGCGCCACGTGTCCATCTCACTTGACACGAGCGACGCCAAAATGCAGGCCTATATCTGCAACAGGGACGACGCATGGGAGCGGGCCAGCGAGTCCCTGGACTTCTTCGGGAAGCACTTCGCCCGCACAGGCGGCCTGGGGATAATCAACACCGTCGTCTCGAAGCTCAATATCGGCGAGATCCCCGCTTTCGTGGGCCTGGCGGAAAAATATGGCTTTTACTGCTCCTTCGTGCCCCTGGAGGTGCACCATTACGGCGGCGAGGCCCTGAGCTGCTCCGAGGCTCAGCAGGACCTCAACTTCTCGCCCGACGACCACGAGACCATCAAAGAAACTTACAGGATGCTCATTGCCATGAAAAGGAAGGGGAAGCACATCTTCAACAGCACGGCATTCCTCGAACGCTCGAGGAGGTACCTCCTCGGCGAGAAGCCCCGGTGGCGCTGCCTGGCGGGCATGCTTTACTTCTCCGTGAGCCCTGAGGGCTTCTTCTCTCTCTGCCACCGGTTCAAGGGCTACAAAGAAGAGCCCATGGAAATCGCTGCCGACAGCGACGAGGTCCTTGAGCTTTTCAAGTCGGAAGAGTACTTCAAGGCATGCCGGAAGACCATAGCCGCGTGCCCGGGGTGCCTGAGGCCCTGCTGGAGCGAGGTGTCCCTTGTCTTCACCGAGGCATCGAGCTTTTTGGAGGCCCTCGTAATGCAGGGAAGGGGCCGGGGAAGGGTGAATGGAACGGCGAAGGGCAGCCGCGGGGAGGTGGCCCATGGGTAA
- a CDS encoding radical SAM protein, whose product MNILLINPPNDHRIYSEVPHRVGEEVASLPPLGLLYLEAALSSLGGHKVTIIDSPGDSLTYEKIEERIKEEKPDIAGISGHTHNLIDMLKVSALVKAHFPEAKVWWGGAHASAFPEASMTFKDVDGVVVGEGEKSFADVVAAHEKGEPLDKIPGILHRRDGKVVNTGPPRAIEDLDSLPHPRRDVIDYRKYYYVIGHEVTATSLVSSRGCPYRCTFCSTPGRSTFRARSAADVADEMEQCEKLGIREIYFVDDTFNVDRKRALDLCAEIVKRRIRISWNVRARINLISEELTDSLIAAGCTRIQLGVETGTDEGLKALGKGITVEEIRAVFAMLRKKKITTVAYFMIGSPHEKSPKDVMKTISFACSLDPDYCLFGVLTPYPGTALYDEGIARGILKKESWERFVTSPEEGFVPEVWTEFMTGEELYRLVDIAYKKFYFRPGQMMKKLRDVKSLPDLMRKLRAGVGIICSRG is encoded by the coding sequence ATGAACATCCTTCTCATCAATCCCCCCAATGATCACAGGATTTACTCCGAGGTGCCCCACCGCGTGGGCGAGGAAGTGGCGAGCCTCCCGCCCCTGGGCCTCCTCTACCTCGAGGCCGCCCTTTCAAGCCTCGGGGGCCACAAGGTCACCATCATCGACTCCCCGGGCGACAGCCTCACATACGAGAAGATCGAGGAGCGCATAAAGGAAGAAAAACCCGACATCGCCGGCATCTCGGGCCACACCCACAACCTCATCGACATGCTCAAGGTGAGCGCCCTCGTGAAGGCACACTTCCCCGAGGCCAAGGTCTGGTGGGGAGGAGCCCACGCCTCGGCCTTTCCCGAAGCCTCCATGACCTTCAAGGACGTTGACGGTGTCGTCGTCGGCGAGGGAGAGAAATCCTTTGCCGACGTGGTGGCCGCCCATGAAAAGGGAGAGCCCCTGGATAAAATACCCGGCATCCTCCACAGACGCGACGGGAAAGTGGTGAACACGGGGCCGCCCCGCGCCATCGAGGACCTCGACAGCCTCCCGCACCCGCGGCGCGACGTGATCGATTACAGGAAATACTACTACGTGATAGGCCACGAGGTGACGGCCACAAGCCTGGTCTCAAGCCGCGGCTGCCCTTATCGCTGCACCTTCTGCTCCACGCCGGGGCGCTCCACCTTCAGGGCGCGCTCGGCGGCAGACGTGGCCGACGAGATGGAGCAATGCGAGAAGCTGGGCATCAGGGAGATCTACTTTGTCGATGACACCTTCAACGTAGACCGGAAAAGGGCCCTGGACCTCTGCGCGGAGATTGTGAAGCGCCGTATCAGGATAAGCTGGAACGTGAGGGCCCGCATCAACCTCATCTCCGAGGAGCTCACAGACAGCCTCATCGCCGCAGGCTGCACAAGGATACAGCTCGGCGTCGAGACGGGCACCGACGAGGGCCTCAAGGCCCTGGGAAAGGGCATCACCGTCGAGGAGATCAGGGCCGTCTTCGCCATGCTCCGGAAAAAGAAGATCACCACCGTGGCCTATTTCATGATAGGCTCGCCCCACGAAAAATCGCCGAAGGACGTGATGAAAACCATCAGCTTCGCCTGCTCGCTTGACCCTGACTACTGCCTTTTCGGCGTCCTCACTCCCTATCCCGGCACCGCCCTCTACGACGAGGGGATAGCCCGGGGCATCCTTAAAAAGGAGTCGTGGGAGCGCTTCGTGACCTCCCCCGAGGAAGGCTTCGTGCCGGAAGTGTGGACGGAGTTCATGACGGGGGAGGAGCTTTACCGTCTCGTGGACATTGCCTACAAGAAGTTCTACTTCAGGCCGGGGCAGATGATGAAGAAGCTCCGCGACGTGAAAAGCCTCCCGGACCTCATGCGCAAGCTCAGGGCCGGTGTGGGCATTATCTGCTCCCGGGGGTAG
- a CDS encoding radical SAM protein, producing the protein MGNDTVLRETQSVCPTCIDEVPATLVSRDEGVFLVKRCPSHGMTEVKLSAHPWYHGELDRYYFSVMKERLPQRDFLVRLTERCNLKCPICLASANMNERSEYSLEDLEKFMDQKRKLKIDLISAEPTVRDDLPDIIKAIKKRGHIAALHTNGIKLADESYCKMLSEAGCDEVHLQMDGFSDEAYMKIRGAKLTENKLKVLDNLQKYNLATDLVMVVVPKVNEDEIKKMLDFFRDKPYVRELFFLGLRSLGYARETAHDHCLTPDEVIDIVEEKSGGLITRKGVFQFQKLYFALLSLMGVRKCLYVQHYILVRTKKGYLPIEKMFNWDRVEKHLDRLAGIPRSNGLGRLFWFLGLGLSMLNSHSIGLFLEFLILKIRLLVGFDLSKLPTKVLILGFITACDPYIFDKAIAEHCGKGELSIDVGYEESGSRANIKREKIWYQEALEKEGKA; encoded by the coding sequence ATGGGAAATGATACCGTGCTCAGGGAGACACAGAGCGTGTGCCCCACCTGCATCGATGAAGTACCGGCTACTCTGGTATCAAGAGATGAAGGGGTATTCCTCGTCAAGAGGTGCCCTTCCCACGGCATGACGGAGGTGAAGCTCTCGGCCCATCCCTGGTACCATGGGGAGCTTGACCGCTACTATTTCTCCGTGATGAAGGAGCGCCTGCCCCAGAGGGATTTTCTCGTGCGCCTCACCGAGCGCTGTAACCTGAAATGCCCTATCTGCCTTGCAAGCGCCAACATGAACGAGCGTTCGGAGTATTCTCTCGAGGACCTCGAGAAATTCATGGACCAGAAGCGGAAGCTCAAAATCGACCTTATCTCGGCTGAGCCCACTGTGCGCGACGATCTCCCCGACATCATCAAGGCCATCAAAAAAAGGGGTCATATCGCGGCCCTCCATACCAACGGCATCAAGCTTGCCGATGAGAGCTACTGCAAAATGCTCTCCGAGGCCGGCTGCGACGAGGTCCACCTGCAGATGGACGGCTTCTCCGACGAGGCCTACATGAAGATCAGGGGAGCGAAGCTCACGGAGAACAAGCTGAAAGTCCTGGATAACCTCCAGAAATACAACCTTGCCACCGATCTCGTCATGGTGGTGGTGCCGAAGGTGAATGAAGATGAGATCAAGAAAATGCTGGACTTCTTCCGGGACAAGCCCTACGTGCGGGAGCTCTTCTTCCTGGGGCTCCGCTCCCTGGGCTATGCCCGCGAGACAGCCCATGACCACTGCCTCACGCCTGACGAGGTCATTGATATAGTGGAAGAAAAGTCAGGAGGTCTCATCACCAGGAAGGGGGTCTTCCAGTTCCAGAAGCTCTACTTCGCCCTCCTCTCGCTGATGGGTGTCAGAAAGTGCCTCTACGTCCAGCATTATATCCTGGTGAGAACTAAAAAGGGCTACCTCCCCATCGAGAAGATGTTCAACTGGGACAGGGTGGAAAAGCACCTTGACAGGCTTGCCGGGATCCCCAGGAGCAACGGTCTCGGGAGGCTCTTCTGGTTTCTCGGCCTGGGCCTTTCAATGCTCAACAGCCACTCCATAGGGCTCTTCCTGGAGTTTCTGATCCTCAAGATACGCCTCTTGGTGGGCTTCGATCTCTCCAAGCTCCCCACGAAGGTTCTCATCCTGGGGTTCATCACCGCCTGCGATCCCTATATCTTCGACAAGGCAATCGCCGAGCACTGCGGCAAGGGCGAGCTCTCAATCGACGTGGGCTATGAGGAGTCGGGTTCAAGGGCCAACATCAAGCGCGAGAAAATCTGGTACCAAGAGGCACTTGAGAAGGAGGGAAAAGCATGA